A stretch of DNA from Candidatus Obscuribacterales bacterium:
AGGCGTCGTTATGGACTCATCGCGGATTGCTCCTAGAACGCTTGGATCGGTTCGATGCCGCCCTCATCTCCCTCCAGCAAGCCACCCAGCTAGCTCCCAAGTCTTCCCTCGCTTGGCTGCATCAGGCCACGGTGCTCAATCGCCTCGACCAGCCGCAAGCCGCGTTGGTGGCTGTCGAGCAGGCCCTTCAGGGCGATGGGCAATGGGGTGATCAGGACATCACCGAGGCCTGGACGGCCCAGGCCCAAGCCTATGTTGATCTGCAGCGCTACGAGGAGGCGATCGCTGCTGCCGATCAGGTGATCAGTCACCAGCCCAGCCATGGGCCAGCCTGGGGTCATCGAGCCGTGGCTCTGGGGCAGTTGGGGCGGACGGGAGAGGCCCTAGCGGCCATCAGCCAAGCTCTAGAGGTTCAGCCCCAATCCCCCGATCTTTGGTTGCAGCAGGGGCAGATTCTTAGCCTGACCGGGCAAGAATCAGAGGCGATCGCTGCCTATGACCAAGCGCTAAGCTATAACCCGTCCCGTTCCCTGAAACTGGATCTGTTGACCCAACGCAGTCGCGTTCTGTGGCGATTGGGTCAGTTCGACGCAGCCCTAGCCACAACCCAGGAGGTGCTCAACCTCGATCCCACGTCCCTGGAGGGATGGCACATTCAGGGCATGGTGTTGCTATCCCTCGATCGTCATGCCGAGGCGATCGCTGCCTATGATTACGCGATCGCCCTGGATCCCAAGAGCATCCAAGCCTGGACAGGCCGCGGCTCTGCCCTCCGCTTTGCCGGTCAGGAAGATGCTGCCCAGCAGGCCTTTCGGCAAGCCGACGATCTCCGGCAAGCCCTGCGGCCAAACGCTCCAGCGCCGTCGCCCTCCTGAGTGGCGAGTTCATACGATAGGATAGACATAGGGTGAGGGCGATCGCTCCCCAGATGCTCCTGAACGTTGGCAGGAATCCTCGTCTCGTATGCAGGGCTACAGTTGGGGTAAGGTGCGATCGTTATGATGCACACCGAACCCGGTTATCTCATAGTCGAAGGTTAGGTATATGACCTCATTTGCCAGTTCCACTGCCCGGTCAGATCTAAGTGAGTTACGTCGCCTCAAAGGCCTCCTCCCCCCTGAGCTGCGGAGTTGGGTTACCGTTGAAGCTGCCATTGATGTGACACCACCGCTGATCACCTCCGAAGAAATTGGTAAAGATCAGGTTGAGGTGCAGATTGACTTAGAAAAGTGGGATGCCCTGGCCATTGATCAGCGTAATTTACTGTTTTGGCATGAAGTTGCCCGCATCCAAAACGACACCATTCCTCGGGATGGTTGGGAAATGGCGGCTCTTGCCATTGGTCTTGGGGGTGCGGTGGGAGAACTGTGGGTGCAGGATGGTCTACTCCTTGTTCTAGCCCTAGCGCTCTGCGGCTTCTCAGGATTCCGTCTCTATCAACGCAACAACGGCAGTAAGGTGTTGCGGGAAGCCATTGATGCCGATGAAAAAGCGATCGCCTTGGCTACTCGGTTTGGCTATACCCTGCCCAATGCCTACAAGAGCCTGGGAAGCGCCCTCAAGGTGTTGGTGGAGCAAACGCCGAAAAAACGCGCTCGCCGCAAGTATCAATCTCGCCTAGATGCCCTGAAGAAGAGCGCTGCTCGGGCTAAGTCTAAGGCCAAATCCATGCGCAGCGAACCGGCCTATTAAGGCAGGACTGCCTGAGATGCCAGGGGAGAAGGTTAGGATAGGAATGGCGCATTTCTCCAGCCCGCGCGGCGGTGAGGGGATGCCGCCATGCCCACTGTGCTAAGCAAGTGAATGACTGACTCTCTAACGCCTCCCCTCTCCCGATCGCCCTTGCCGACTAAGGGGCGATCGCTGACCCTCGCGGTCATTGGCGATGTCCATGATCAATGGGACACCCACGATGAACAAGCCCTGCGCCACCTCGGGGTTGATCTGGTGCTCCTCGTCGGCGACTTTGGCAACGAAGCCGTATCTGTGGTGCGATCAGTGGCGGAGATGGCCTTGCCCAAGGCCGTCATTTTGGGGAACCATGATGCTTGGCATACGGCTACGGTGTGGGGGCGACGCAAATGTCCCTACGATCGCAAGCTTGAAGATCGGGTGCAGCAACAGCTTGATCTCCTAGGCGCGGCCCACGTGGGCTATGGCAAACTTGACCTGCCGGACTTAGGGCTGAGCATTGTCGGTAGCCGCCCCTTTAGCTGGGGTGGCCCAGACTGGCGCAACAAGTCTTTCTATCGCGATCGCTACGGCGTAGAAAGTTTTGCAGCCTCCGTCGAAAAAATTGGAGCGGCTACGCAGCAAACCAGCGAAGAGGTGGTCATTTTCATGGGCCACTGTGGCCCAGCAGGATTAGGCGATCGCCCTGAATCGCCCTGTGGTCGTGATTGGCTGCCCATGGGCGGCGACTATGGTGACCCAGATTTTACCGGAGCGATCGCCCAGGCTAAGCAATGGGGCAAATCCGTTCCCCTAGTCGCCTTTGGGCATATGCACCACAGCCTACGCCACACCAAAAAACGGCTACGCGAACGGTTGGTGCGGCAGGACAACACCGTTTATCTCAATGCTGCCAGCGTGCCCCGGATCGTTGCCACAGACGCAGGCTGGCTGCGCAATATGTCGCTAGTGACCCTGGAGAATGGAGTGGTGACTAGGGCAGCGATCGCCTGGGTGGATCCCACTTATACGATCCAGCAAGAAGACGTACTCTATGCGGCCGATCCAGTCCTACCCTAACCTCCAACAGGCCAAGCTTGCTCCAACCGCTGCGCCAAATCCACAATATCGTCATAGCGAGCGATCGCCCCCAGCCACTCCCTAGGCAATCCCGCCAGACCATAGGCTAACCCTGCTAACCCACCGGTCACCGCCGCTGTCGTATCCGTATCGCCACCCAGATTCACCGCCTTCAACACCGCATCCCGATAGGATTGAGTGGTTAATAGACACCAGAGAGACGCTTCCAGGGTGTGAACGACATAGCCTCCAGAGGTGATGGCATCTTCAGGCAACTGGTCAATCTGACCTGTCGCGATCCGGGCAAACTCTGGCCAATCTGCCCCAAAGGGCGGCACTTGGTAGAACGACGCCACCTGCTGCAGACCCGTCTGGTAGGCCGTCACTAGATCATCTCCCTGCAACAGCCGCACTGCGATGCTGATGTATAGCCCACAGGCGATTTGCGATCGCGGATGGGCATGGGTAATACAAGACACCGCATGGGTCTGCTGAATCACCTGCGCCAACTCCCACCGTGAGGCACAGAACGCCATCGGCAAAATGCGCATCAGCGAGCCATTGCCATTGTTGCTCTCACCCTTGCCCCCAGCCTCCACCGCCGGCACACCGCGCTGCAACTGAGCGATCGCTTGCTGAGTGGTGCCACCAATATCAAAAACGTCGCCGTGGGGCGTCCAATAAGCCTCGTCATACCAACGCCGAAAGCGATCGCCCATATCCTCCGGATCAAACCCAGCGCATAGGCTTTCTGCCAAGCACAGCATCAGCGAACTATCGTCTGACCAGGTGCCGGGAGGTTGGTTCCAGGTGCCATAGCCGCGCATATCGGTCACCGGATCCTGCCGCCGCTCCGCCCGACTGGTGAACTCCACTGGGACACCTAGGGCATCAGCCACACAAACACCAAGCAACCCGGCCATCACTGGGGATTCTCTATCAACCATGGAACTCTCTGATCGTAGGGGTAGTAGGTGTTAGTAGGAGGATGTACTTATGGGTAAGCATTTCGACGTTGCTCCATGCTCACATCCTGATGAGACGAGGGTTGAGCGGAGTCGAAACCCGGTACCTTCGCTTCATGCAATGGGGTGCACCGGTTAGGTAGCCTGGCTCATGACATCCGATAAATGATCCGCCGCCGCTTCCACCAGGGCGATCGCATCTTCGTAGACCATGCGGGTGGGCCCCAACATGCCGACACTGCCCACGGGTACATTATCCCGTTGATAGGTCGCAGAGACTAGGGCACAGGCATTCATGGGCTTAATGGGATTCTCTGAACCAATGCGCACCACCACCCGTTTGCGCGGCGTTCCCGGATCAGTCGTTTCAAAAATCAGCGGCCAAAGCTGATCTTGCTCCTCTTCTAAAAGCTGCATCAAGGTCTGCACTTGTTGCAACTCAGAGAATTCTGGCTGTCGCCGTAGCACTTCCGCCACGCCACTGACCAAAATTTGGGTGGGTATGGGCATTTGGCTACGACGGCTGAGCTGGTTTAGAGATTGCTGCAACAGGCTGGCATACTGTTCAAATTCTCGTCCCAGTTCTGTCCAATCCAAGGTAGATAAGTCATTCAGCGATCGCTCTCGCAGTTGCTGGGTGAGGAAATTGGAGAGAATTTGCAACTCCCGGTCAAGGCTTTCTGGATCGGTGGGCGTGTCTAACTGCGGCAGGGTGATCAACACCGACTGCGTCTCGTAGCAATCGAGCACCACCACCAGCATGATCCGCCGCGTATCCACCTGCACGAGCTGCACATGGCGCAGATGGGCCGTGCGCGACTGGGGTAGGGTAACCAGGGCAATGTAGCCACTGATGTTCGACAAAATCTGAGCCGCATGGCGCAGCAAAACATCCACACTGTAGGTTTCTGCCTGCAGCTGATCGGACAGGAGTTGATCCACCTGACGAGCGATCGTGTCCGATGGCTTAATCAAATGATCGACATAGATGCGATAGCCGGAATCCGACGGCACCCGGCCGGCAGAGGTGTGGGGTTGATAGAGCAGACCTGCTTTTTCCAACCGCCCCATGGCATTGCGCACCGTCGCCGAGCTGACGTTGAGATTAAATTCTTCAATTAACGCCCCAGATCCAACCGGCTTAGCCGTTGCTACATAGTGGCGCACGGTAGCCCAAAGAACCTGCTGTTGGCGATCGCTTAGCTTAATTTGCATAGCCGATAAAATCTTAAAGCTAAGTGAAAACAAAAATGGATAGAGATGCTACGTAAGACTGTAGCGTTCTCAATGACACCGCGATCGTAGCAAGAACTACGGGGGATCCTAAATTCCATCAGGTTAATACTGCGGAACACTTGGATCAACGCGAATCGCGTAGGCAGCAATGCCCCCTGCTAGGTTTTTGACGTTGGTATAGCCCTGATGTGCCAACCACTGACACATCTGCGCTGAGCGTATCCCGTGATGGCACATGACAATGGTTTCTGTATCAGGGTCAAGCTGGGTTAGAACTTGGTCAGACCAATCAGCAAATTGACTGAGGGGTAAATTCATAAAGCCCTCTAGATGAGCGATCGCCACCTCTTGAGGTTCCCGCACGTCAAGTAACTGGAGGGGCGCGACGACCCCTGGATGATCCTGCCGCTGGGCGAGATACTCCGCAAAGTCTTCTACGCTAATTTGAGGCAAGGCCTCGTAGGATTGGGCAACCATGAATCGTTAACGTGAGTTGTTATGAAAATCTAAAATCTCTTACCCATTAACCTAGCAAAGTTTGGCAAAATCCGTGATCAATGATCCATATCGAGCAAGTGATTAGCTCACGGATGGGCTAATTTCGCGATGATGTAGGGCAGATGGGATATTGGATGAGACTGATGCATCATCGGCGCGGAGTTCAAATGCCAACAGCGGCATCCCTAAGGACACCGCTGCACCAAACGTTCTATGTACTAAGTCGAAGACCCTCACCCCAAACACCTCTCCCAGAACGGTAGAGGGGCTTTGAAATTTAGTACCTACAACTGTATCTGGCTCCCCTTCTCCCCTTGTGGGAGAAGGGGCTGGGGGATGAGGGGAAACGATGGGGCAACCTATCAAGGGCTAGAAAGGAATGTCGTCGTAGTTAGGTTCAGGGTCAGCGGGAGGCTGATAGGCCGGGGGTTGATAGGCTGGGGCTGGCGGAGCCGCAGGGGGCGTGTAGGGAGCTGGGGCGGTATGGGCAACGGGGGGAGCGGCCACGGGGCGAGGGGCTGGCGGCGGTGCTGCCGACGATGAGCTAGATGTGTCGGAGCCCGATTGGATCGAGGTGGTCAGGAGGGTATCCGCGCCGAGGGGGTAAATGCGCTGAATGGTCATTTCGGCCAGCTTTTCCTTAAAGCCTTCAGGACGCTCGACGGTATTCATGCC
This window harbors:
- the hrcA gene encoding heat-inducible transcriptional repressor HrcA, with the protein product MQIKLSDRQQQVLWATVRHYVATAKPVGSGALIEEFNLNVSSATVRNAMGRLEKAGLLYQPHTSAGRVPSDSGYRIYVDHLIKPSDTIARQVDQLLSDQLQAETYSVDVLLRHAAQILSNISGYIALVTLPQSRTAHLRHVQLVQVDTRRIMLVVVLDCYETQSVLITLPQLDTPTDPESLDRELQILSNFLTQQLRERSLNDLSTLDWTELGREFEQYASLLQQSLNQLSRRSQMPIPTQILVSGVAEVLRRQPEFSELQQVQTLMQLLEEEQDQLWPLIFETTDPGTPRKRVVVRIGSENPIKPMNACALVSATYQRDNVPVGSVGMLGPTRMVYEDAIALVEAAADHLSDVMSQAT
- a CDS encoding TIGR04168 family protein; the protein is MTDSLTPPLSRSPLPTKGRSLTLAVIGDVHDQWDTHDEQALRHLGVDLVLLVGDFGNEAVSVVRSVAEMALPKAVILGNHDAWHTATVWGRRKCPYDRKLEDRVQQQLDLLGAAHVGYGKLDLPDLGLSIVGSRPFSWGGPDWRNKSFYRDRYGVESFAASVEKIGAATQQTSEEVVIFMGHCGPAGLGDRPESPCGRDWLPMGGDYGDPDFTGAIAQAKQWGKSVPLVAFGHMHHSLRHTKKRLRERLVRQDNTVYLNAASVPRIVATDAGWLRNMSLVTLENGVVTRAAIAWVDPTYTIQQEDVLYAADPVLP
- a CDS encoding tetratricopeptide repeat protein, with product ASLWTHRGLLLERLDRFDAALISLQQATQLAPKSSLAWLHQATVLNRLDQPQAALVAVEQALQGDGQWGDQDITEAWTAQAQAYVDLQRYEEAIAAADQVISHQPSHGPAWGHRAVALGQLGRTGEALAAISQALEVQPQSPDLWLQQGQILSLTGQESEAIAAYDQALSYNPSRSLKLDLLTQRSRVLWRLGQFDAALATTQEVLNLDPTSLEGWHIQGMVLLSLDRHAEAIAAYDYAIALDPKSIQAWTGRGSALRFAGQEDAAQQAFRQADDLRQALRPNAPAPSPS
- a CDS encoding DUF3318 domain-containing protein, whose protein sequence is MTSFASSTARSDLSELRRLKGLLPPELRSWVTVEAAIDVTPPLITSEEIGKDQVEVQIDLEKWDALAIDQRNLLFWHEVARIQNDTIPRDGWEMAALAIGLGGAVGELWVQDGLLLVLALALCGFSGFRLYQRNNGSKVLREAIDADEKAIALATRFGYTLPNAYKSLGSALKVLVEQTPKKRARRKYQSRLDALKKSAARAKSKAKSMRSEPAY
- a CDS encoding ADP-ribosylglycohydrolase family protein — its product is MVDRESPVMAGLLGVCVADALGVPVEFTSRAERRQDPVTDMRGYGTWNQPPGTWSDDSSLMLCLAESLCAGFDPEDMGDRFRRWYDEAYWTPHGDVFDIGGTTQQAIAQLQRGVPAVEAGGKGESNNGNGSLMRILPMAFCASRWELAQVIQQTHAVSCITHAHPRSQIACGLYISIAVRLLQGDDLVTAYQTGLQQVASFYQVPPFGADWPEFARIATGQIDQLPEDAITSGGYVVHTLEASLWCLLTTQSYRDAVLKAVNLGGDTDTTAAVTGGLAGLAYGLAGLPREWLGAIARYDDIVDLAQRLEQAWPVGG
- a CDS encoding single-stranded DNA-binding protein; the encoded protein is MNNFILMAEIVKDPELRYTPDGQTAIAELVVQFPGLRDNDPMETIKAVGWGNLAQSIQAQYHQGDRVVLEGRLGMNTVERPEGFKEKLAEMTIQRIYPLGADTLLTTSIQSGSDTSSSSSAAPPPAPRPVAAPPVAHTAPAPYTPPAAPPAPAYQPPAYQPPADPEPNYDDIPF
- a CDS encoding rhodanese-like domain-containing protein, encoding MVAQSYEALPQISVEDFAEYLAQRQDHPGVVAPLQLLDVREPQEVAIAHLEGFMNLPLSQFADWSDQVLTQLDPDTETIVMCHHGIRSAQMCQWLAHQGYTNVKNLAGGIAAYAIRVDPSVPQY